DNA sequence from the Macrobrachium nipponense isolate FS-2020 chromosome 41, ASM1510439v2, whole genome shotgun sequence genome:
aataaggaagcagttaaagaccttggtgtgatgatgaataggaacatgttatgcaatgatcaaatagcaactctgttggcaaaatgtaaagcaaaaatgggaatgttgttacggcacttcaaaacaagaaaagctgaacacatgattatgctttataaaacatatgttcgtagtccacttgaatattgcaatatgatatggtacccacactatcaaaaggatattgcacaaatagagagtgtacaaaggtcctttacagctagaatagaagaagttaaggacctagactactgggaaagactacaattcttaaaattatatagtctggaaaggagagagaacgctacatgataattcaggcatggaaacagatagaaggaatagcagaaaatatcatggaactaaaatatcagaaagagcaagcagaggtagattaatagtgcccaaaaatataccaggaaaaataaggaaagcacacaggacattaatccactacgcaccagcatcgataatgcagcgtctattcaatgtgttgccagctcatctgaggaatatatcaggagtgagcgtagatgtgtttaagaataagctcgacaaatatctaaactgcatcccagaccatccaagattggaagatgcaaaatataccggaagatgtactagcaactctctggtagacattagaggtgcctcacactgagggacctggggcaacccgaacaagatgtaaggtctgtaaggtaaggtaaggtctctctgtgTAATTAATATGATAGTAGTACATTTCTTTTATGATTAACAAGTTGAACCAGACACTGAGTCCCATTTCTCGACTTATGGCGGGTTAGAACATATTGTTTTTTAATTAGAGGTGAAAATTGCAGTAAGACAAGCATACAAACATAGGACTGCTAGGTTGGGAGAGGGATTTAGATATGGAATGtccatattaataaaaattaagaattttgttACGGAAAAACTTCCTTTCCAGTTATTATTATGTAGTATACTGTACTTGATGTATGTGTTTTACAGGTAATGCTAGTAATGGTGAAAAAGAAGAGACACACAGCAATAAAATGAGTACAAAGCCAGGCTTCCAATGTATTGCAGTTTTGCCAGGGTTGGGGGTATACACAGACTCCAGTGATTCTGATAACAATGTTGATTCGGACAGTGACGAAGATGATACACAACCTCCACCTCCACAGCAACCCCGCGACATAACAGGGCGAATTGTGAAGGCTCCTGCACAGTGTAGTCAGTCCAGTTGATTTTTGAAATTGAACAGCTGGTGTTTTTAGGGCATCTGGATTTTAAATCATAAGAGGAAATCCTTTAGTACGACTGTTATAATATTTAAGGCATTGTTCTGTTATAAGTGCAAATAAAAACGAAGTCCCAAGACAAAGATTTTTAATGGTGTGACTGATACTTATTCCAAGGCCGAGGTGCTCCAATAGAGATAGAAACTTTATTATTTCAGTTGAAAGTTCAGGAAAAGaattctcatgtttttttttttttacctcatcacATACAAATGGTAGCATACATTACCTGTCTGTAATTGGTTTAAACCAGATGCACAATGTGCCCCATATGATAGCAGACGGATGTAATTGGTGAAATTGTGctgtagtttgtttttgtttcattacaaGCCTATCAGTTGTAATCAGCCATGATCCAGTGTTTAATTCTACTAAGACAATGTAATTTCTGAAATCTTGAGATAGAAGTTGTAGCCAATCAAAAGCATATTGATATGTAACCTTCATCTCATCAGTTGGTAAGTTACTGTCCTTATTCTTGGACATGTTTCCATGAGGGTTCTCCCTACCCTCGTATAGCTCAAGTTTGGAAATTAAATTATCGTTCATCATCGTTCCAAATGTGTAAATTTGTTGTATGTACTGTACATCAACTAACGAAAATATTTCCCAAGTGCTATCTAATTAACATTCAGGCTAATTGCAATTGATGGGATTGTCATTAAACGAATAGTTTATGTATTACACGTTTTTTCATACACACTCATCATCAGTTGTAACTACCCACCTCTCGATCCATTCATTCTTGCTTTATGAAAAGCTTTAcacaaaaattttgaggatgtCGTTTACAACCTACCTATTGGCTGAAGATCAAGGTACCCACTTTTCTTAAGATATTATCTGTAATGGGGGATTCAACACTCCAAATCATGACTCGATAGTGGTTCTTGagattacataagaaaaataattttgctgTAAAACTTTCATGTTTTTCAAATATTGGTTTTATTGGTACGAAATCTGAAATGATTATTTTagtgaagttcactctcgacgtggttcggaacggaagtcacgtaaagccgttggtcccgttgctgaataacaattggttccatgcaacgtaaaaacaccatacaaacaaacaaatactgaGCTAGAACTCTTCGGAATACAATATTGCTGGAATCGtgataaaaacaaacacaaacataggTCAAGATAAATCTTAAACGAATATATTCCAGAGAGTAAAGGAAACAGCATTAACAAAGAAGCAAAGATTGCTCATTAAGCAAGACAAAATGAAAACCAGGTTAAAAATCAAAACAAGCCTCTAGAATAATGTGACCAATATCCTACTTTTCTTGAAACCCACATTACAGCCCAGctgaaacaatataaaaatgttaCTGTCCTTTTTGACTTACTCATCATACGGAAGTCTCaggttatattaaaaaaaaaaaaaaaaaaaaaaaaaactgcggagGACTATTGTAGAATTATAGTCCTACCAACTAAGGAGAGTTACTTGCCAAAGTTATATAAGTACAAAACGTGCATCACAGGAGACCACTTCACTCGTGTAAAAATTACTCCCGATTGTATCAAATTCTTTGCACCAAGCTATTCCAAACAGCTTCAAGTGAAGAATAAGTTTTTATACAAGTTCTCCAACCTCCTCCAGGAATCACTTGCAGAAGCTGAAATTCCAGACTTTTGATCacttttaaaaatacttttggaTGATTTTGACAACTTGTTTGAAGACTCCCGgcgtaaatatgaatatatggcAACTAATTATATTTGCACATCCATATTTTTCGTCCTTTCAGTGTTCTGATGCGCCAAACTATAAGATGCAGGTGATTCATTTAAGCGACTTCAGAATTATTTCGCTAATTTTCATTCATCTTCATTGATTCATGATATAAAGATGAGTTGGCCTTGGCAATCCATTCTATAGCTACATTCCTACACATATAATTGGCCTGATCCATTTAGCACATTGTGCGTCCATAGCCTGAAGCTATTATAATTTAACGATTGTCGCATTCACATCTTTGTAGTACAGCATGTACAGAacaatgatatagatatagtaagtCAGTAACTTAGATACAAATTTCAAAAAGGGGAAATTGACAATATTGACTCATAGCCTGGTCTCTGCAAGATTTTGCAGGTTTACGCGGGTCAACACTAGCTGTTGTTATGGTGACGCAGCGCCTGCGCCTGAGTAGCCAACGCTTCATATAAAATTTGATATTATCAAaccaattttgattttcttccttttccaacCTTAATATAAGTATCAATTAATTAGAGATTTTtcatctgaaatatttttttctatgcgATCTATTCACATTTAAACCGGTTAACAACAAAGTGGTAATACTCCGTACCGAGAAACAGCACTGACGTCGCGACCATGAGCTATTCCTGGTCGTCAGATGCCATACTACCACTGTGAGAGAAGGATCGCATCCCATCAACAAACCTCATTGTTAGCAACCCCATTTTTGTCTGTTCAGCTTGCCAGAGTGAGTAGAATATTACACCGTTGATTAGAGGTATCCTGGACTTCATATTGGAAGTAATGTCACGTCTCCATTCGTTTATTACCGCTGTCACGCCGTGAAAGACCGTCAAGGACTTTAGGGTAACTATACTCGTAGGGTGGAAAGCAATGTTCGTCAGTCATGCATTGCACCATGTTAAGGGAATATACATCAATGACAGTCATCGATATGCAAGTTGCTAGTTGCATATTGCACCTTCATTGCATCTTGGCATCATGCGATGGTTAGGTAACTGAGAATACCTTGGAAAAAGTGTTCTCATTGCTTACGGTTTTTAAGGGGAGTTGTgtggtggtttttattttttgtgtattttggaGTGGACAGTTGGAATTTCCTTTATTAAGATATTTTGTGGGAGAGGACAAATTGGAATTTcccttttcaagattttttttaagacGACAAATtggaatttcttttttaaagtttttttgagAGGACAAATTGTTATTTCCTTTTAAGATTTTGCCATTCTGGTGTaggtttttcattaaaagtttcgtgagttgtgtgtgtatatatatatatatatatatatatatatatatatatatatatatatatatatatatatatatatatatatatatatatatatatatattatatatgtatatatatagtatatatatatgtatatgtatatacattatatttatacatatatatgtatgtatatatgtatatatatatatgtatatatatgtatgtatatgtatgtatatatatatatatatatatatatatatatatatatatatatatatttatatgtatgttatatatacatatatatatatatatatatatatatatatatatatatatatgtatatatgtgtatatatatatacatttatttatttatatatatagtatgtatgaattCTTATTACGTCCTCGTGATTCCTAATTTTAAAagcctttcttttatcatttggaACACCAAAGAACAACCTTGAACCGGACAGTCAACCAAATATCTTCCCGAACGGATCTACCCTTtatattttcaggaaaaaaaaaatgaatttagatGTAGGCCCTGATATTTACTTAGACTTCGAGTGTGCTCAATGTGTTGTACATATTTCTTCAGACTCAACTTTAATTAATAACTAATTTCATTCTGCTTTGAATTGATCGGCCTATAGGAATGTTTAAATAATCTATAATGGTtaacgatgtatatatatttatagaggatTTAGATAATACAAACATTTAAACCccaatagttatttttatttcctttttttttgatcGGCAAGTGTTGTAATACAAATATTTAAACCccaattgttattttttattacttttatttttttaatcggtAAGTGTTGAAAACGTGGAAAACGTTAAGGCCAGTTAAGCCATTACCTTCATTCCTTACCccattgttattgtttattttacctGTCTTTTGTTAACGCTATAGAATTTTCTTTGCggctaacaaatatatatatagctacttgTGACAGTTGATAGGCCTATATAAGTCAACAAGATGAAATCACGATCCACAGATGGGGAATAGGTCTATCATATTTTCTGGTACTACCCTGTCAGTTATGACATTACGCTTCTTATCTCGTCAAAACaaaagtatatagaataagggatcaacatatttataaaatatatattatgtatatatatataatatatatatatatatatgatatatattatatatatcaccttgGTCAAAACCTTCAAATTGGTGTATGGCGCTGGATCGTGCATGGCTGCACACTCTCACTTTCAGACTAGGTAGCAGCAGATTTATAGAGCAACAGGTTGAGCATATGCCTTTTTTTCGTagttataaagaaagagagagaaacttttttgaagtcatgaaattttcaaagcgcttcagtggcgtggttggtatggtgttggcgtcccacctcggtggtcgcgagttcgattctcggccattccattgaggagtgagagatgtgtatttctggtgatagaagttcactctcgacgtgttcggaagtcacgtaaaaccgttggtcccgttgctgaataacgctggctccatgcaacgtaaaaacaccatacaaacaaacaatgaaattcTCAATACGAAATTAAGCAATGACAACCAATTAAGCCATGTCGATTTCTATAAACCCGGGTGCTACTTATACTACCTGGTCTGCAAACTGCATGCAGCCATGCAATATAGGGTCATAGACCAAGTTTTGAAGGGTTGGGCGAAGGTAATATTTCCTCTTCCATCATATTCAGAATGTGTCTGTTAGAAGTGTCAAGCTAGAAAGGGGGTATTCCCATAGGATAATGTCAAAACCGAAAATACTGTGGACCTAGTATATGCGCCTACCACCTCTTGGCTTATATTAGACTACTATAACAACTGTCACATAAGTACCGGCACACATTTGGGTATGTTGGCCTTAAAAAGAAAGTGTCACAGGAACGAAGAAACTCCGTATTGACTGATAAATAATGATGGCTTATCTCGCCTTATCGTTTTTCATAGTGTACGACACTTACCGATAAAAATAACACCCCTTTTGTGTGTTTAAATCTGTGAATCGGTCAAACCCAATTTGAATATACCAATGGTAATCGATAAAAGATCACGTGATATTTTCTTTATGCGAGTTATGTCTGCAGTTGTaaatacacgcatacacatacacaatctGTTCATATGCTCCCAATTGTCATATTTAGAAAATCGATTGTtagtacctaatttttttttttttttttttttttttttttttttttttttttttacatactatgTGACTCGCCTCTTCTCTCATCCAACCGTTACCAACCCATCGGGGAATTTGTCCTATCTTTCAACTGTGTGTTTAGGCCTAGActgtactttccaccctctaacaattgattcttagtgcaacatcacgggctgctctaggagcaagagcccgtgctggcataaggccagataACTCTAAAACAACAATAGTGCAGCAACTAAgaaattttcctcctgttatatctttcaaacctttatacATACAGTGCTAAATTATTTCAAAggtccagtgcttggcattataggcctaaattctatattctattcaattACCGTAGTCTTTTCAGTATGCTGCAAATGTATTATATCTTGCCGCAGAACTTTATAAAGACACCCCAGTGAATCATTTTATTCATGTAAATAAACATGATTAATTGATTGATGACATTAAGTCCATATACGTATGCTATTAGAAGAATTTGCTTATTGAATACTATTTTACTTTAGTAACATCTTGCAGTGTTGCAAAACCGGTAGATTGCCAACGTTGTTACTGAATTTTATTCTTTGATTTACGTattataaagggaaaaaaatagtcTCCGTATAATATTGATGAAAATTCTGGCAGCAATGAAGTAATATTTGATTCCAAAGCCATATGGAACTATAGTAATCTATAGAGAATGCCGATACATCAGAGGGAGTTGAAAATAAGAGCAGCATAGGTCCCGCATGCATGAAATCAATAGTAGCGACTGTCATAAGTAATCGATGATAGGTAGCTTAGCaaatacattttgttttcatgACGACATGAATTAATTCACCCCGCGAAGGAATGCTGCAATCGCGGTCTAGACGGTGTTTGTAAAATGGTAGTCATATTAGGGTTAAAACCGGCCGAGCGGGTAAGTCAAGGAGGCAGGCAGGCTCTATCGAGTATTGCACCACGTTGAGCAAGAGACCCTTCAGCCTTTTAATCTCGTATTTCAGTTTTCATGGcgatttttttggtttgttttggatacaaaatgaatgaagatttccctcttcttttcagatGGCTCGTGGAAAGGCTACGGCCAGGAAACCCAAAGCAAAGAAGCATAAGGCCGGAGCCGATACATCTAGGTGGGTGTTGTTTGGTTATTGGTCTAATTCTCAGGCAAATAACTTTATGATAATCTGTacattttctggagagagagagagagagagatataaacacTTCTGTTGGTCTTAGGTTTTTTGACACTATATATCCTTATCGATTTGTAGGGCCAGGATGGGGGTCTTAAGTTTCAGGAAAGCTTGGAATTCTTCCAAGTTTTAGGAGACCTTTGGTTGTTCACCACCGTAACTATGTGGCCTTCCTTTACCGTGGTAATTAAAAAGCAAACATATATAGATACGCAATTCAACTTCCTCCTTCTTTTATTAAACTGAGAACATTACTAAAAAGTAAACATGACTGAATTGGAAGGGAGGTGAAGGCGAAGATGCAAGTAATGCCGTGATGACGTCTTCACCAACTGGGCCCGGGGGGGGTGGGGATTGTTcgttagaaatgtgtattttgtttaattttttttttacaggaataatgattatatattgcCGCCGAGTAATACTAAAAATTATGCTctgatatttaaaatttttattatatatatatatatattatatataatatatatatatatatatactatatctatgtatgtgtgtgtgtgtgtatatatataatatatatatatatatatatatatatatatatatatatgtatttagttattatttctctctctctctctctctctctctctctctctctcttcttctctccttcctctctcttctctctctcgctctctctctctctctctctctctctctctctcttgctcgatatatatctatttatattttctttcgtcttttcattaataataatttttgttgggaaaatttgtgtaaaaattcatgatattaaattgtatatgctcaaatgttttttcaaaatgtactgttttctggaagaatcacttctTTACTGctggtatccttcaaggtgtggctagcttCTGGagactcctttctgtagagtgaaaatcgcccttatggctaatctggtagtgtcagtttgtatttatattcttttgactatgttgttctttgtaaaatcagtttgcctcagtaaagggtccaaacaggaccgaaagtacttggctatctcgctttttcatttttttccttcgtggcaaaaaaaccattatttatatgtatatatatatatatatatatatatatatatatatatatatatatatatatatatatatatactatatatatatatgtgtgtgtgtgtgtgtgtgtaatataattaaatttaaataaaagagtTTAATAGACGAATCATGCTCTCGGGTATTAACCTGTAGCCTACTAATCAGAATAATTAGTACTACAGGTCAATGCCTCAtagcaagaaaataataaagtccAATTTTCTAAAAGGAAAGAGTCTGTAGAAGAATATAATCCtccattaatttttatctttatttttcagtgAGCCTCCAGCAAAACTGAAGCGCGAGGACAgtgaaaacaccaaaattaggCAGGCAATTTCTGAAGCCAGCAAGACCACTGAGACTAAAGCTAGAAAGTTCAAAGTGGACACTGTCCTGATGGGATCCATTGCAAAAGTAAGTACGTCACTTGCAGAAATGTTCTTTGGATTTCACTTGTGGGGAGaagatagtgctgtcagtgcacctcacttggtgcactgtaggcattacctcagattctttgcagcgtaacttctgcccctagctgcgtCCACATTtactccttttactgttcctACCTTCATTTGTATTacgtttcttccatcttactttccgccctctccaaacaattgtttcacCAATATTTTAAGCACAGCATGACCACATAGATCCCAGCACTCTGCCTTTGTCCTATATTTTATGTTCTAGCTCCTGATAGGGGTGCAAGAGCAATGTTGTGTAATTATTCCCAATTGGATTAAATTATTGCCACTAATAAAAATTGTTCTTCTCTTCACCATGCAGCCACAGATTATGTTAATATCATCCACAAAACTGAGTGTGCAATCATGATTGGATTATGGTTTTTCATACCAGTTTATGCCAAGCTGCCTCTGCAGCATTAGCAAGACAGAAAGATTCCTGCACTAGACTTTCCATGACCTGTGACTTTGTTGTGATGAATTTCATTCCAGATGCAGGTTTTAGACATAGAAACCTAATCTGACTGAATTTCATGCTATAACCCATATTGTTTAAAATCCAAGTGCAATGTGAAAGTTATCGACATTCAATTGTCAGAAAAATAGCACTGTAGTACACTGTATGTTTTTACTGATGTTGGTctgtcatagatatatatatatatatatatatgtatatatatatatatagatatatatatatatagaatatatattacgtatatataaagtatatacgtatatatacgtatatatatatatatatatatatatatatatatatatatatatatatatatatatatatgtgtgtgtgtgtgtgtgtgtgtgtgtgtatatatattattattattattattatttttttttttttaagggagaaATCTATGAGGACTACACATGTATGCTGAACCAAACAAACATTggtcacaacaacaacaagttcTACATCATACAGGTCGTCGAAGACGGGAAGAAATTCATTTGTTTTACCCGATGGGGGCGAGTGGTGAGTTGTAccttaattatatttatagttcTCAGATTTTAATTACAATATTTTGTATGGCAGATTCATCACTTTGATCATATATGAAGTACATTTTAAATATGAATTGGATATTACTTGATTTAATTGCCTAAAATATAGGGTGAAACTGGGCAGAACAGCATAGATTACCAAGATAATGCTGAAGCTGCAATCAAGGTGTTCAAGAAAAAATTCAAGGACAAGACCAAGAATGACTGGGACAACAGGACAGATTTCACTCCTCATACAGGGAAATACACCTTGATAGAAATTGGTAaggctgtgtttgtttgtttttgtgaattttttttctctttgcttaTATGTGTATGATTTTTTCAGGCACTCATAAATGTACATACAGTACATAGTAAGTATTATAGATAATTCAAGTGTGGAAATActacacatttataaaaaaaaaaatgaatcaagatgGAAATCTGAagtttaatatagtttttttattactttggaTAATAAGGATTATTTTATTTCGTGCAATTACAAGGATAATCATTTTAGAAAATAGTTTCACCCCACTTTGATTGCAGTTGAAAGCTTCGTGAGTGGGCGGAACACAAACCACTTTGGCAACCTTTTACTAGAGTTTGTACCATCCTAAGTTATAATTATTCAAATCTGCTTTCTCTTTAGATGAAGATGATGACAATATTGAAGAGGACGATACAGACGTTGTCGATTCGGGCGTGAAGAGAGAACTGGTTGTATCGCAAGATGACTGTCATTTACCCTACAGGACACAAATCATGATTAAATTGTTGTTCTCAGATGACATGTTTTTAGGCCAAATGTCTTCTATGAAGTTAGGTGAGTGGTGCATCGCTGCATATCATTCAAGTGTATTTAGGTGTTAGCCTCATGAAGCTTCTACAAACTGTTTCATCttataaacatatttttcatttgtgcATATATTTCTCCTTGTATAGTTTCTTCTCATTTGCAGATGTAAAGAAAATGCCCCTTGGTAAATTAAGCAAGACACAAATAAACAAAGGCCTTGAAACATTACTGGATATTGAGGAGGCCATTAAAAATAATAAGGTAAGGTACAAGATTTTGTTTttctcagtagtagtagtagtagtagaattaAAGAAGATAATCCCCATCACTAAGTGGCCTGCCCTTTGAGTTGACAATGTTAACTTCGTGGTCTAGTTaaaatgactaataataatacgtaataatgaTGACAGTGACATTTCACAATAATGGTCATAGTAAAGAATGTCTTATTACACCATTGCCATTGTTTTCATTGACAACTATTgccttattcttcttttattattttttttacatacagaaaaagagCAGCACTGGTCTTTTGAGAGGCAGATAGTGCACATTTACAATAGTTGACCCCTTTGTTGTGTTCTTATTTTAAGCCTTTGACAGTAGCAGGAAAGGAATCACacataataatgaattttattgttaaaaaaatcactttaatgaTGGCTCCATAGCTTACAATGCTAAATATAAGTTTAAGTGTGGAAGGATTTGAGTTTTAAATCCCCTGGCTACTAAAGATGGTTTACTAGACTTGACTGCTtccaaatataaattataatgtgttTGCTCCAAGATAGGCTGTTTTCTTTAATAGGAAAACTTTTAACAAGAATGAAAAGGGTATGTGTTTGAGTGATACTATAAAGATTGTGAATACCATAAGGAATCCATGTATTGTAGAGGAATAATTATTTCTTGTAAGGATAGTCAGTGGCATGCATATTCATATGGATCAGAATTCCCTGTTAGGATGGTCAGTGGCATGCATATTCATATGGGTCAGAATTCCTTTGTAGTGGCATATTCATATGGATCAAATTATCTCATTTGGTTAGCCAAGGATATCCTATCTTAGGTGTTCCTTTTTTATCCGTTCCAAGGGTAGCTTAACTTTGGGTTCAAGGTTTTGCATCATTACATTGGAGGGATTAAATAGATCTTGACCGTTGATCATTTTTGAAGCATCAGCATACAACAGACTTGATAGACCTTTTAcatagtttatattttttcagcCTCGTAAAGTGTTGATGGATTTGTCATCAAAGTTTTACACCTTAGTGCCTCATAATTTTGGTCGGATGATACCTCCAGTGTTGGAAGATGCTGCAGTtgtcaaagaaaagaaagaagtaaTGTTAACTTTGAGCGATATTGAACTCACTCAGACACTGCAGAAAGAACAGGTAAggattatatttattgtttaaacTAATGCAGTAATGATTTTGTAGGAAATAAGAATAGTACGACTTCAGCAAGTAATTATGATGGTTGAAAAATTATTCAGACTGCCCTTGAACTTCATAAGATTCTAGGCATGAAATCTCAAAATGGTTATCAGTTTTTAATTCATGATGCCTTTGTAAGTGTCGGATATGATATACTTGGTATAATGTTGGGGGAAGGAAGCAGTAAATAAGATAGTAaggtaataaatagatatatcaaATTTTTATTTGACATTTCAGGCCAATTCAAGTATTAATCCCATACTTGAGAAATACCAGATGCTGGACTGTGAACTTGAATATCTTAAAAAGAGTGATTCAGAGTTCAAGGTAGGTAACATTCTTGTCTTGTTACTATCACTTACTTTATTGAGAACAGAgttgtttttatctgttttttaatagATATCCCTAGAATGTAAAGTAATTTA
Encoded proteins:
- the LOC135212454 gene encoding protein mono-ADP-ribosyltransferase PARP3-like gives rise to the protein MPYYHCERRIASHQQTSLLATPFLSVQLARMARGKATARKPKAKKHKAGADTSSEPPAKLKREDSENTKIRQAISEASKTTETKARKFKVDTVLMGSIAKGEIYEDYTCMLNQTNIGHNNNKFYIIQVVEDGKKFICFTRWGRVGETGQNSIDYQDNAEAAIKVFKKKFKDKTKNDWDNRTDFTPHTGKYTLIEIDEDDDNIEEDDTDVVDSGVKRELVVSQDDCHLPYRTQIMIKLLFSDDMFLGQMSSMKLDVKKMPLGKLSKTQINKGLETLLDIEEAIKNNKPRKVLMDLSSKFYTLVPHNFGRMIPPVLEDAAVVKEKKEVMLTLSDIELTQTLQKEQANSSINPILEKYQMLDCELEYLKKSDSEFKIIEKYAKACPNTRKGPLLDVWRVDRKGERDRFSAHEAIQHRKLLWHGTNVAVVAAILKAGLRIMPHSGGLVGRGIYFASEHAKSSWYVCPHYGSFEGEDTVGFMFLVEVALGKEHSITQSDGSLTKAPDGYDSIVARGRNEPDPKRNKVIELEGKDVIVPVGEPVPQKQWKSSGFYQSEYLVYKESQARLRYLLKFSFA